A single region of the Vicia villosa cultivar HV-30 ecotype Madison, WI linkage group LG4, Vvil1.0, whole genome shotgun sequence genome encodes:
- the LOC131595378 gene encoding nuclear transcription factor Y subunit B-3-like produces MAESDNESGGGTQTGCKEQDRFLPIANVSRIMKKALPTNAKISKEAKETLQECVSEFISFITSEASDKCLKEKRKTVNGDDLLWAMTTLGFEDYVEPLKIYLRQYREMEGEKIAMNGRSYQRDQGNVGEGVGGVYGYGYGFSSSMMGHNMYGSGSGSSYSERSIR; encoded by the coding sequence ATGGCAGAATCAGACAACGAGTCAGGGGGAGGAACTCAAACAGGTTGCAAAGAGCAAGACAGGTTTCTTCCAATAGCAAACGTGAGCAGGATCATGAAAAAAGCTTTACCAACAAACGCAAAGATCTCAAAAGAAGCAAAAGAAACACTACAAGAGTGTGTATCAGAGTTCATCAGTTTCATAACAAGTGAAGCATCTGATAAGTGTCTGAAAGAGAAGAGGAAAACGGTCAACGGTGACGATCTTCTTTGGGCTATGACAACACTTGGATTTGAGGATTATGTTGAGCCATTGAAGATTTATTTGCGTCAATATAGGGAGATGGAAGGGGAGAAGATTGCTATGAATGGAAGAAGTTATCAGAGAGATCAAGGGAATGTTGGAGAAGGTGTTGGTGGTGTTTATGGTTATGGCTATGGCTTTTCATCTTCAATGATGGGACATAACATGTATGGATCTGGGAGTGGATCGTCGTATTCGGAGAGGAGTATTAGATAA